TTTTGTGTTTGGGACGAATACTACAAACCCCTTAATCCTAGCTATGCCATCTCCACCTTGACCTATACTCTCTATCTTCACTTTATATCTTTCCCCAACCTTCACTGGGGCTTCAAATCTCCTTCCACCAAATCTATCTCCATACATTTCCAACAATCTCCTTTCAAATTCTTAACGCTCCTTAAAAGAGCGCCAAACTTACTTCTTTCTGGAGTTTATAAACTTTTGCATTTTTATTCTAACTTCGCATGGAAGTAAACATTAGTGCTAATAAAAGTTGTGCATCGTGTATTTTAGTACATTGTTCATTCTAATCTGCCATCAAAAAACGGGTTTTTACATAACTTTTGGTTGGAAACGAGATCTTATATACCTTTGTTGTTAATTTAGCCCTTTACAAAACCCTTTTAAAAGAAACAATTGAATTTAATATCGATAAATAGAAAAATAGGTGAGGACTGGGATGTAAACCAAAAGTTGAGGTGGGAAAAATGAGTTTCATTGTTGCATTCATGTGGTCGTTTGTGCTCTGGCTTGTACTTACGGCAGGTAGCAAAGGCATGCTCTGGAGTACAGAAGAGATTATAGCGGGCATTATTTTCGCGTTCGTAATTGGATTCTCTACTAGGAATATCGTAGGAGAAAAAGCAAAGAGGTTCTTAAACCCTATTAGGGTAGTAGGCTTCTTGGTATATGCAATAGGGCCTTTATTCTGGGGCATGGTGAAAGCCAATTTAGATGTAGCTTATAGGGTTGTCACAGGTAAAATAAAACCAGGAATCGTTAAGGTCCCTGTTGATTTGGAAAATGAAGCCCAGTATACTATTTTGAGCAATTCCATTACATTAACTCCGGGTACTTTAACAATAGATGCTTGTCCCGAGGAAAATGCCCTTTATGTTCATTGGATACACGTAACAGAAGAGGAACCAGAGAGTTCAGAGCCCGTTGCAGGCTCATTTGAAAAATGGGCAAGGAGGTTAGGAAAATGATTTTCACCGGGTTTTTCTATGGGATACTAGGAGTGATTCTTGCAGGGGTCATAACTTTGGTTCGTGTGATGTTGGGGCCAAGTGTTCCTGATAGAGTTGTAGGGGTTGATACACTAAATACTCTCATAGTTGCAGGAATGATCCTGCTGGGCGCAGCTTATGATAGGGTAATTTACATTGATATTGCAATAGTGTATGCTCTTCTTAGCTACATTGGTACGTTAGTGGTTGCTAAATATCTACAGGGGGGATTAGAGTGATCGATTTCATAGTTTATGCTCTCCTCGCTGTAAGTATCATATTTAACATATTGGGAAGTCTTTCTCTTCACAGGTTTCCAGACGTATATACTAGACTTCATGGAGCAACAAAGTGCACTACATTTGGAACAATATTCGCTGTTTTTGCGGTTATTATACATTCTATCTGGCAGATAAAGGAGACAAACAATCCAAAGTATCTTCAGATGGCTCTTCACAGCTTGGTGGCACTAATAGCACTGATGTTAACCAACCCTACAGGAGCCCACGCGATAGCAAAAGCAGCCCATCTCAGTGGTTACAAACCTGCAAAAGCTGTCATTGATGCATATGAGACAAAACTCCGAGGTGAGGCCCAATGAATGTAGTTAATGTTGATATGGCGATCCAAGTGATTCTGTTAATTAGTATATTGATGTCTTCATATTGGATGATAACTACTAGGGATCTGCTCTCAGCAGCTTTGGCATCAACTGCTATGAGTCTCCTTCTTAGTTTGGAGTTTTACATGCTTCATGCTCCTGATGTAGCGATAGCAGAGGCTGCAGTGGGAGCAGGCATTGTTACTGCAATTGTTGTTTATGGAATATCAAAAACCGAGAGATGGGAGCGTGAGGCACCATGAAAACAACTTTCGGAGCATTGTCATTACTTTTCATGTTGGGTGTTCTCTTAGTAGTTGCTAATCCAAACTATGGTTTACAGTTTGGTTTAGGGGGCGAAGAGTGGCAAAAATACCGCTATACTGATCAATATTACATAGAGCATGGTGTGGAAGAGGTGGGTGGTACAAATATCGTCACGGACATTGTGTTTGACTATAGAGGTTACGACACACTAGGGGAAGCGACAGTATTGTTTACTTCCATAGCAGGTGCAATTGCTTTACTTAGAAAATGGAGGGGAGAAGAATGAACAGTCAAAATAATGACATGGGTCTTATAGTTAAAACAATGGCGAGAGTTACCATACCTCTTATTGGAATATTTGGTGCTTATGTGATTGCTCATGGGCACCTCACACCTGGAGGCGGATTCCAAGGTGGTGCTACTGTAGCAGGTGCAGGAGTTCTTTTCTTAATAGCTTTTGGTCTTAGCGAGACAAAGAACAGGATTAACAAGACGTTATACTCTGCTCTTGAAGGTATCGGTGGATTGGTGTTTCTAGCAATGGGTATGCTTGGTTTCGGTGTCGCGTTCTTTTATAACACTCTGTGGCGTGAAGGACCGGTTTTCAATGGAGAACCTGGAAGCCTTCTTTCGGCGGGATACTTGCCCATAATGAACTTAGCTGTAGGTCTAAAAGTATACACAGGATTGGTTAGTGCGTTATTCGCAATGGCATTGTTCAGGAGGTGGAAAAAGTGATACCTTTGCAATTTGTAACTGCATTCCTGATGATATTCATGGGCATCTATGCATTTTTGTACAAGAGGAATCTCATTAAGCTAATTTTGGCATTAAATTTAGTCGATGCAGGAATTCATTTATTGCTTATAAGTCTAGGTTATCGCTTAGAGAATGGCATTTTGCCAACAGCTCCAATATATACCGGGTATGAAACACTAGAAGGAGTTCCAATGGTGGGGCCGATTCCCCAAGCTTTGGTGCTTACTAGCATTGTTATTGGAGTTTGTGTCCTTTCTCTTGCAATGGCGTTGACAATTAATGCATATAAGCACTACAGAACTCTTGATGTGAGCAAACTAAGGAGGTTGAGAGGATGAATGCCCTTCCATGGCTTATAATAACTCCATTATTTGGGGCATTCTCTATGCCAATACTTGGTTTGTTAGGAAGAAAAGTTAGAGAATACTGGGCAGTAATTATCAGCGGGTTTACATTTGCAATTGCCGCAAGGATATTTTACGGGATTTGGAGGAGCAATGAGATACTGCTCTATACGTTGGGTGATGTAACTCCAATTGGAGAGGGAGTTAAGTTCCCAATTAGGATAATATGGGAAGTTGACCTGTTTGGGGCCTTGCTTGCATTAACGGTGACTTTTGTAAGTTTTCTAGCGATAGTATACTCTCTAGGATATATGAAAGAGGATAGTGGGTTAGACAAATACTACACTTTAGTACTCCTTTTGGAACTTGGAATGCTGGGTATAGTAATTACTGGGGACATTTTCAACTTCTATGTCTTCCTCGAAATAATGAGTATAGCAAGCTATGTGTTGGTTGCATTCAGAAATGAGACTTGGGAAGGAATCGAAGCGGGAATTAAATACATGTTTGTGGGATCTCTTGCAAGCTCCTTTATCTTATTGGGAATTGCACTCTTATACGGGCAGTATGGCACACTCACAATGGCGTATCTAGCAGTAAAAATAGCGGAAAATCCAACTCTCGTAAGTAGAGTTGCCCTTGCCTTTCTTATTGGTGGACTATTATTTAAGAGTGGCGCAGTTCCAGTCCATATGTGGCTTTCTGATGCTCATCCAGCAGCACCAAGCTCTATTTCAGCAATGCTCTCTGGTCTTGTTATTAAAGTGGGTGGTGTTTATGCTATAGCCAGGATAGTATTTGGAATCTTTAATCCAGGGTTGCATGAATACCTTAAGGCCTTGGGTGCGCCTTCTATTGCTGTGAATACACTGGGGTGGGCAATAATATTTTTCGGTTGCTTAACGTTAATTGTTGGAAATGCAATGGCAGTTATTCAGACGGATATGAAAAGGCTCTTTGCTTTCTCAAGTGTCGGTCAAATTGGATATATCCTTCTTGGAATTGGAATTGGGGTAGTTGCATACGGAGAGAAGGCTGGGGAAATAGCTTTAACAGGCGCTGTTTATCATATAGTTAATCACGCAGTCATAAAGGCACTCCTCTTTTTTGTGGCCGGTGCAGTGATCCATCAAGTTGGAACAAAAAATCTGAACGAACTCAGTGGATTAGCAAGAAGAATGCCATTTACTACTCTCTCCTTTTTAATAGGCGCTGCAGCAATAATAGGACTTCCTCCACTAAACGGTTTTGCAAGCAAGTGGCTTATCTATGAAAGCTCTGCAATGTATAATCCAATTTTGGCCGTGATTGCAGTGATCGGCACTGTGTTTTCATTAGCAGCTTATACAAGAGTATTATTCACCTTTTTAGGAATTGAGAGTGAACGAGTGAAAACTGCTACAGAGCCAGGGAAAACAATGCTTATCCCAATGCTACTCTTAGTGGGGGTTATAATTCTAATGGGTCTCTTACCTTGGCAAATAAATGAGAAA
The sequence above is drawn from the Thermococcus sp. EP1 genome and encodes:
- a CDS encoding monovalent cation/H+ antiporter subunit E yields the protein MSFIVAFMWSFVLWLVLTAGSKGMLWSTEEIIAGIIFAFVIGFSTRNIVGEKAKRFLNPIRVVGFLVYAIGPLFWGMVKANLDVAYRVVTGKIKPGIVKVPVDLENEAQYTILSNSITLTPGTLTIDACPEENALYVHWIHVTEEEPESSEPVAGSFEKWARRLGK
- a CDS encoding cation:proton antiporter; translation: MIFTGFFYGILGVILAGVITLVRVMLGPSVPDRVVGVDTLNTLIVAGMILLGAAYDRVIYIDIAIVYALLSYIGTLVVAKYLQGGLE
- the mbhE gene encoding hydrogen gas-evolving membrane-bound hydrogenase subunit E gives rise to the protein MKTTFGALSLLFMLGVLLVVANPNYGLQFGLGGEEWQKYRYTDQYYIEHGVEEVGGTNIVTDIVFDYRGYDTLGEATVLFTSIAGAIALLRKWRGEE
- a CDS encoding Na(+)/H(+) antiporter subunit B, whose product is MNSQNNDMGLIVKTMARVTIPLIGIFGAYVIAHGHLTPGGGFQGGATVAGAGVLFLIAFGLSETKNRINKTLYSALEGIGGLVFLAMGMLGFGVAFFYNTLWREGPVFNGEPGSLLSAGYLPIMNLAVGLKVYTGLVSALFAMALFRRWKK
- the mnhG gene encoding monovalent cation/H(+) antiporter subunit G; the protein is MIDFIVYALLAVSIIFNILGSLSLHRFPDVYTRLHGATKCTTFGTIFAVFAVIIHSIWQIKETNNPKYLQMALHSLVALIALMLTNPTGAHAIAKAAHLSGYKPAKAVIDAYETKLRGEAQ
- a CDS encoding NADH-quinone oxidoreductase subunit K, producing the protein MIPLQFVTAFLMIFMGIYAFLYKRNLIKLILALNLVDAGIHLLLISLGYRLENGILPTAPIYTGYETLEGVPMVGPIPQALVLTSIVIGVCVLSLAMALTINAYKHYRTLDVSKLRRLRG
- a CDS encoding DUF4040 domain-containing protein, with translation MNVVNVDMAIQVILLISILMSSYWMITTRDLLSAALASTAMSLLLSLEFYMLHAPDVAIAEAAVGAGIVTAIVVYGISKTERWEREAP
- a CDS encoding proton-conducting transporter membrane subunit translates to MNALPWLIITPLFGAFSMPILGLLGRKVREYWAVIISGFTFAIAARIFYGIWRSNEILLYTLGDVTPIGEGVKFPIRIIWEVDLFGALLALTVTFVSFLAIVYSLGYMKEDSGLDKYYTLVLLLELGMLGIVITGDIFNFYVFLEIMSIASYVLVAFRNETWEGIEAGIKYMFVGSLASSFILLGIALLYGQYGTLTMAYLAVKIAENPTLVSRVALAFLIGGLLFKSGAVPVHMWLSDAHPAAPSSISAMLSGLVIKVGGVYAIARIVFGIFNPGLHEYLKALGAPSIAVNTLGWAIIFFGCLTLIVGNAMAVIQTDMKRLFAFSSVGQIGYILLGIGIGVVAYGEKAGEIALTGAVYHIVNHAVIKALLFFVAGAVIHQVGTKNLNELSGLARRMPFTTLSFLIGAAAIIGLPPLNGFASKWLIYESSAMYNPILAVIAVIGTVFSLAAYTRVLFTFLGIESERVKTATEPGKTMLIPMLLLVGVIILMGLLPWQINEKVMLPVAKMLEQLKGEYIMALVKFMGGV
- a CDS encoding TRAM domain-containing protein, with the protein product MYGDRFGGRRFEAPVKVGERYKVKIESIGQGGDGIARIKGFVVFVPNTK